The following are from one region of the Shinella sp. PSBB067 genome:
- a CDS encoding ABC transporter substrate-binding protein, producing the protein MKKLLASALLAAGLHGLAGSAWAGDCGEVSIAEMSWGSAGVAAHLDKFILEKGYGCTVTLVAGDTMPTFTSMNEKGAPDVAPEMWVNAVRKPLDAAIAEGRLIQLAPLLSEGGVEGWWIPKFLADAHSDIKTVQDALKHPDLFPAPGNPSRGAVHNCPSGWNCQVSTDNLYRALAADKLGFDLVETGSAAGLDGSIANAFETKTGWLGYYWAPTAILGKYEMTKLSFGVEHDKAEWDTCTAVPDCPHPKVNSYPTSDVFTVVTRAFSEKAGIAMDYMKTRQWDNHTVGKVLAWMGENGGTNEDAAKYFLENYEDMWTKWVSPEVAGKVKAAL; encoded by the coding sequence ATGAAGAAGCTCCTTGCCTCCGCTCTCTTGGCCGCCGGCCTCCATGGCCTGGCCGGCTCCGCCTGGGCGGGGGATTGCGGCGAGGTCTCGATCGCCGAAATGAGCTGGGGGTCGGCCGGCGTCGCCGCGCATCTCGACAAGTTCATCCTGGAAAAGGGCTATGGCTGCACGGTGACGCTGGTGGCGGGCGACACCATGCCGACCTTCACCTCCATGAACGAGAAGGGCGCGCCGGACGTGGCGCCCGAAATGTGGGTGAACGCGGTGCGCAAGCCGCTCGACGCGGCCATCGCCGAAGGCCGCCTCATCCAGCTCGCCCCGCTCCTTTCGGAAGGCGGCGTCGAGGGCTGGTGGATCCCGAAATTCCTCGCCGATGCGCATTCCGACATCAAGACGGTGCAGGACGCGCTGAAGCACCCGGACCTCTTCCCCGCGCCGGGAAATCCGTCGAGGGGCGCGGTCCACAACTGCCCCTCCGGCTGGAACTGCCAGGTCTCGACCGACAACCTCTACCGTGCGCTCGCGGCCGACAAGCTCGGCTTCGATCTCGTCGAGACGGGCTCGGCTGCCGGCCTCGACGGCTCGATCGCCAATGCCTTCGAGACGAAGACCGGCTGGCTCGGCTACTACTGGGCGCCGACCGCCATCCTCGGCAAGTACGAGATGACCAAGCTCTCCTTCGGCGTGGAACACGACAAGGCCGAATGGGACACCTGCACGGCCGTGCCGGATTGCCCGCATCCGAAGGTCAACTCCTATCCGACCTCCGACGTCTTCACGGTCGTGACCAGGGCCTTCTCGGAAAAGGCCGGCATCGCCATGGACTACATGAAGACGCGCCAATGGGACAACCACACGGTCGGCAAGGTTCTCGCCTGGATGGGTGAGAACGGGGGCACGAACGAGGACGCGGCGAAGTACTTCCTGGAGAACTACGAGGACATGTGGACCAAATGGGTGAGCCCCGAAGTCGCCGGGAAGGTCAAGGCCGCTCTCTGA
- the cobU gene encoding bifunctional adenosylcobinamide kinase/adenosylcobinamide-phosphate guanylyltransferase — MKTTSPGAVLVLGGARSGKSAFAERLVAEAGLSRHYIATGRAFDDEMRQRIARHREDRGSGWQTHEEPLALADRIAAVARADRAVLVDCLTLWVTNLMLEERDIAAEFTGLLAAIAAAPGRLVFVSNEVGLGIVPDNRMAREFRDHAGRLHQKVAALVPEVYFVAAGLPLKMKG, encoded by the coding sequence ATGAAGACGACATCGCCCGGAGCCGTCCTGGTTCTGGGCGGTGCACGTTCCGGAAAATCCGCCTTTGCCGAAAGACTGGTCGCCGAAGCCGGCCTTTCGCGCCATTATATCGCCACCGGCCGCGCCTTCGATGACGAGATGCGGCAACGCATCGCCAGGCACCGGGAAGATCGCGGAAGCGGGTGGCAGACGCATGAGGAGCCGCTGGCGCTCGCCGATCGCATCGCCGCGGTGGCGCGCGCGGACCGCGCGGTGCTGGTCGACTGCCTGACGCTGTGGGTCACGAACCTGATGCTGGAGGAGCGCGACATCGCCGCCGAATTTACCGGCCTTCTCGCCGCGATCGCGGCGGCGCCGGGCCGGCTGGTCTTCGTGTCGAACGAGGTCGGCCTCGGCATCGTGCCTGACAACCGCATGGCGCGCGAATTCCGCGACCATGCCGGGCGGCTGCACCAGAAGGTCGCCGCCCTCGTGCCTGAAGTCTATTTCGTCGCGGCCGGACTGCCGCTGAAAATGAAGGGTTGA
- a CDS encoding peptidoglycan-binding protein, which yields MGSGSLARSVLAGLVGLSLAGPPAVAFAQGAKEATSAGKRWEEEFSFWQRASSGNDVAQYEAYLKQYPNGTFASMARLRVAELQAAARTKEAQAATDDGAAKAKAADAQKAEEAKKAAEADKAKADEEARKAAEARKAEEEAARLKAQAEAKKAGEAAAARKLAEDKAAADAKAKAEAAAAEKARADEAARLKAEAAKTEADARKRAEEQAAEAERLKKEAQAAADKARAEEAARVKAEADRKQAEEAAAAEKARAEQEAAARREAEAKRAEAEKAAAAEKARIEQEAAAARKLADEKAAEVERLKAEAARAAADAEAKAAEAARLAKEAEKRAEEAAAARRKAEGAAAGGTSQDVRRTDGAAAAGKADAAKREEETFQKAVVDGSEKAFRGYIAAYPNGRFVADARERLAALSKAGTETTETRRKVEEPVVDPREAYMDRSVRIQAQRWLSALGYNTYGADGVFGPRTRSAIAAWQGSSGYRANGYLTRQQYRMLREAAQYAETRQNRQRRYQRGYDVLEGPVDDYYDGPYYRDDGYYRRRGGVVIIPGY from the coding sequence ATGGGTTCTGGATCTCTCGCACGTTCCGTTCTGGCCGGCCTGGTGGGGCTGTCGCTGGCCGGCCCCCCGGCCGTCGCCTTCGCCCAGGGCGCCAAGGAGGCCACGAGCGCCGGCAAGCGCTGGGAAGAGGAATTCTCCTTCTGGCAGAGGGCGTCCTCCGGCAACGACGTCGCGCAGTACGAGGCCTATCTGAAGCAATATCCGAACGGCACCTTCGCCTCGATGGCGCGCCTGCGCGTCGCCGAATTGCAGGCGGCCGCCCGCACCAAGGAGGCCCAGGCCGCCACCGACGATGGGGCCGCCAAGGCGAAGGCCGCGGATGCGCAAAAGGCCGAGGAGGCGAAGAAGGCTGCCGAAGCCGACAAGGCGAAGGCCGACGAGGAGGCCCGCAAGGCCGCCGAGGCCCGCAAGGCGGAAGAAGAGGCCGCGCGCCTGAAGGCGCAGGCCGAGGCGAAGAAGGCCGGGGAAGCCGCCGCCGCCCGCAAGCTCGCCGAGGACAAGGCCGCGGCGGACGCAAAGGCGAAGGCCGAGGCCGCCGCCGCGGAAAAGGCCCGCGCGGATGAGGCGGCCCGTCTCAAGGCTGAAGCTGCGAAGACGGAGGCCGACGCCCGCAAACGCGCCGAGGAGCAGGCTGCCGAGGCCGAGCGGCTGAAAAAGGAAGCGCAGGCCGCCGCCGACAAGGCCAGGGCGGAGGAAGCCGCGCGCGTGAAGGCCGAGGCGGACCGGAAGCAGGCCGAGGAGGCCGCCGCGGCCGAAAAGGCGCGTGCCGAACAGGAAGCCGCCGCCCGCCGCGAGGCCGAGGCAAAGCGCGCCGAAGCGGAAAAGGCCGCGGCCGCCGAGAAGGCGCGCATCGAGCAGGAAGCCGCTGCCGCCCGCAAGCTTGCGGACGAGAAGGCCGCCGAGGTGGAGCGCCTGAAGGCGGAGGCCGCAAGGGCCGCGGCCGATGCCGAAGCCAAGGCCGCCGAGGCCGCCCGGCTTGCGAAGGAAGCGGAAAAGCGCGCCGAGGAGGCTGCTGCCGCCCGCCGGAAGGCGGAGGGTGCCGCCGCCGGGGGCACGTCGCAGGACGTGCGCAGGACAGACGGCGCCGCTGCCGCCGGGAAGGCGGATGCGGCCAAGCGCGAGGAAGAGACCTTCCAGAAGGCCGTGGTCGACGGGTCCGAGAAGGCCTTCCGCGGCTATATCGCCGCCTATCCGAACGGCCGCTTCGTCGCGGATGCCCGCGAGCGCCTCGCCGCGCTTTCGAAGGCCGGGACGGAAACCACGGAGACCCGGCGCAAGGTGGAAGAGCCGGTCGTCGATCCGCGCGAAGCCTATATGGACCGCTCGGTCCGCATCCAGGCGCAGCGCTGGCTGAGCGCGCTCGGCTACAACACCTATGGTGCCGACGGCGTCTTCGGCCCGCGCACCCGCTCGGCGATCGCCGCCTGGCAGGGCTCGTCCGGCTATCGTGCCAACGGCTATCTCACCCGCCAGCAGTACCGGATGCTGCGCGAGGCGGCGCAATATGCCGAGACCCGGCAGAATCGCCAGCGGCGCTACCAGCGCGGCTACGACGTGCTGGAGGGCCCTGTCGACGACTACTATGACGGCCCGTACTATCGCGACGACGGCTATTACCGCCGCCGTGGCGGGGTGGTGATCATCCCCGGCTATTGA
- the cobN gene encoding cobaltochelatase subunit CobN — protein MHLLLAQKGTIADGKEAIDLGQTPGDILFLSAADTELASIAAAHRARSGDTRLRLASLAALSHPMSVDTYVERTARHARLIVIRALGGASYFRYVLEALLAAAVANGIRLVALPGDDRPDEGLIPFNRIDDVDRQRLWAYLNEGGAENADRLLAYADALVFGGEKPEPATPLEKAGIWWPGRGVVDIETWRQVAAVSSASDLPAISPTGVETDGEAVSTMTAGANRLQICPPAGEMADRSEAGIPTAAVCFYRAYVQSGETRPVEMLIEALAAEGVRALPLFVSSLKDPVSIETVRAAFAEARPEIVLNATSFAVSAPGAGRKPTVLDETGSPVLQVIFSGSSREAWEASGQGLTARDLGMNVSLPEVDGRVLSRAVSFKAAARYDERVETNIVSLDPAEDRIRFVAKLAAGWARLRRARPAERRIALVMANYPNRDGRLGNGVGLDTPAGTMEVLRAMAAEGYAVADLPEDGDALIAHLMAGPTNAASDGREIREALSLSDYKAFFSSLPKSIQAEMTARWGAPEDDPFVAGDIFALPLARFGATLVGIQPARGYNIDPKDSYHSPDLVPPHGYLAFYAFLRLHYGAHAIVHMGKHGNLEWLPGKALALSEACYPEAVLGPVPHLYPFIVNDPGEGTQAKRRSAAVIIDHLTPPLTRAETYGPLKDLEALVDEYYEASGGDPRRIKLLSKQILDLVRDIGLDRDAGIAKSDGEEAALQKLDAYLCDLKEMQIRDGLHVFGVSPEGRLLTDLTVALARVPRGLGEGGEASLQRAIAADGLDGFAFDPLDCVASDPWGGPRPQILASRSDAPWRSTGDAVERIELLAAGLVDGSLACPEGWDATRAVLDAIDTSIRPAIAACGPAEISALMRGLDGRFIEPGPSGAPTRGRPDVLPTGRNFYSVDSRAVPTPAAWELGRKSAELIVTRYAQDHGEWPTSFGITAWGTSNMRTGGDDIAQAMALIGVRPTWDMASRRVTGFEIIPPAMLRHPRVDVTLRISGFFRDAFPEQIALFDRAVRAIGALDEDDADNPIAARMRAEAAVLAARGASQDEAARQAGFRIFGAKSGGYGAGLQTMIDEGLWTERGDLAEAWLAWGAHAYDGVGDGVPMRERLEARMKSLQAVVQNQDSREHDLLDSDEYYQFEGGMAAAAEHLSGKQPVVYHNDLSRPEKPVVRTLEDEIGRVVRARVVNPKWIDGVMRHGYKGAFEIAATVDFMFAFAATTGAVKDHHFEAAYQAYVLDQRVRDFLARKNPAALAEMAARFAEAIDRGLWTPRSNSARYELDMLGKRRAS, from the coding sequence ATGCATCTCCTGCTAGCCCAGAAGGGCACCATCGCCGACGGCAAGGAAGCCATCGACCTCGGCCAGACGCCGGGCGACATCCTCTTCCTCTCCGCCGCCGACACGGAGCTCGCCTCCATCGCCGCCGCCCACCGTGCGCGGAGTGGCGATACGCGCCTGCGCCTCGCCAGCCTTGCCGCGCTGTCGCATCCGATGTCGGTCGATACCTATGTCGAGCGCACGGCGCGGCATGCCAGGCTCATCGTCATCCGCGCGCTCGGCGGCGCCAGCTATTTCCGCTATGTGCTGGAAGCCCTGCTCGCGGCGGCCGTCGCCAACGGCATCCGGCTCGTGGCGCTGCCCGGTGACGACCGGCCGGACGAGGGCCTCATTCCCTTCAACCGCATTGATGATGTGGACCGCCAGCGGCTCTGGGCCTATCTCAACGAGGGCGGCGCGGAGAATGCGGATCGCCTCCTCGCCTACGCCGATGCTCTGGTCTTCGGCGGCGAGAAGCCGGAACCGGCAACGCCGCTGGAAAAGGCGGGCATCTGGTGGCCGGGGCGGGGTGTCGTCGATATCGAGACTTGGCGGCAGGTCGCTGCCGTTTCATCCGCCTCCGACCTGCCGGCCATTTCCCCCACAGGTGTGGAGACCGATGGGGAGGCGGTTTCCACTATGACGGCAGGGGCGAACCGGCTGCAAATCTGCCCCCCTGCGGGAGAAATGGCCGACAGGTCGGAGGCGGGGATCCCCACGGCCGCCGTCTGCTTTTATCGCGCCTATGTGCAGAGCGGCGAGACGCGCCCGGTCGAGATGCTGATCGAGGCGCTGGCCGCCGAGGGCGTTCGCGCCCTGCCGCTCTTCGTCTCCAGCCTCAAGGACCCCGTCTCCATAGAGACGGTCCGCGCCGCCTTTGCCGAGGCCCGCCCCGAGATCGTGCTGAACGCCACGAGCTTCGCCGTTTCGGCGCCCGGCGCCGGCCGCAAGCCGACGGTGCTCGACGAGACCGGTTCACCGGTGCTGCAGGTCATTTTCTCCGGCTCCTCGCGCGAGGCCTGGGAGGCGTCGGGGCAGGGGCTGACGGCGCGCGACCTCGGCATGAACGTCTCGCTGCCGGAGGTCGACGGGCGCGTGCTCTCCCGCGCCGTCTCCTTCAAGGCTGCGGCGCGCTACGACGAGCGGGTCGAGACCAATATCGTCAGCCTCGATCCGGCGGAGGACCGCATCCGCTTCGTCGCGAAGCTCGCCGCCGGCTGGGCGCGGCTGCGGCGGGCCAGGCCGGCCGAGCGCCGCATCGCCCTCGTCATGGCGAACTATCCAAACCGCGACGGCCGCCTCGGCAACGGCGTCGGCCTCGATACGCCGGCCGGCACGATGGAGGTGCTGCGCGCGATGGCGGCGGAGGGCTATGCGGTCGCCGATCTGCCGGAGGACGGCGATGCGCTGATCGCTCATCTCATGGCCGGCCCGACCAATGCGGCAAGCGACGGCCGCGAGATTCGCGAAGCGCTTTCGCTGAGCGATTACAAGGCCTTCTTCTCTTCACTTCCGAAGTCGATTCAGGCGGAGATGACGGCGCGCTGGGGCGCGCCGGAGGACGATCCCTTTGTTGCCGGCGACATCTTCGCCCTGCCGCTCGCCCGCTTCGGCGCGACGCTGGTCGGCATCCAGCCGGCGCGCGGCTACAATATCGATCCGAAGGACAGCTACCATTCGCCGGACCTCGTGCCGCCGCACGGCTATCTCGCCTTCTATGCCTTCCTTCGCCTTCACTACGGCGCCCACGCCATCGTGCACATGGGCAAGCACGGCAACCTCGAATGGCTGCCGGGCAAGGCGCTGGCGCTGTCGGAAGCCTGCTATCCCGAGGCCGTGCTCGGCCCCGTGCCGCATCTCTATCCCTTCATCGTCAACGATCCCGGCGAGGGCACGCAGGCCAAGCGCCGCTCCGCCGCCGTCATCATCGACCACCTGACCCCGCCGCTGACGCGCGCCGAGACCTACGGTCCCCTCAAGGACCTCGAAGCGCTGGTCGACGAGTATTACGAGGCTTCCGGGGGCGATCCGCGCCGCATCAAGCTGCTCTCGAAGCAGATTCTCGACCTGGTGCGCGACATCGGCCTCGACCGCGACGCCGGCATCGCGAAATCCGACGGCGAGGAAGCGGCGCTCCAGAAGCTCGACGCCTATCTCTGCGACCTCAAGGAAATGCAGATCCGTGACGGCCTGCATGTCTTCGGCGTCTCGCCGGAAGGGCGGCTGCTCACGGACCTGACGGTGGCGCTCGCGCGCGTTCCTCGCGGCCTCGGCGAAGGCGGCGAGGCGAGCCTTCAGCGGGCGATCGCGGCGGATGGGCTGGATGGCTTTGCCTTCGACCCGCTCGATTGCGTCGCCTCTGACCCGTGGGGCGGCCCGCGCCCGCAAATTCTCGCTTCCCGTTCCGATGCGCCCTGGCGCAGCACGGGCGACGCGGTGGAGCGCATCGAGCTGCTCGCCGCCGGGCTGGTGGACGGCTCGCTGGCCTGCCCCGAGGGCTGGGACGCCACCCGTGCCGTGCTCGATGCCATCGATACGAGCATCCGCCCCGCAATCGCCGCCTGCGGCCCGGCAGAGATTTCGGCGCTCATGCGCGGGCTCGACGGACGCTTCATCGAACCAGGCCCCTCCGGCGCGCCGACGCGCGGGCGGCCGGACGTGCTGCCGACGGGGCGCAACTTCTATTCGGTCGACAGCCGCGCCGTGCCGACGCCCGCCGCCTGGGAACTCGGCCGGAAATCCGCCGAGCTCATCGTCACACGCTATGCGCAGGACCACGGCGAATGGCCGACTTCCTTCGGCATCACCGCCTGGGGCACCTCCAACATGCGCACCGGCGGCGACGACATCGCGCAGGCCATGGCGCTGATCGGGGTCAGGCCCACCTGGGACATGGCGTCCCGCCGCGTCACCGGCTTCGAGATCATTCCCCCCGCCATGCTGCGCCATCCGCGTGTCGACGTGACGCTCCGGATTTCCGGCTTCTTCCGCGATGCCTTCCCGGAGCAGATCGCGCTCTTCGACCGCGCCGTGCGCGCTATCGGGGCGCTCGACGAGGACGATGCCGACAACCCCATCGCCGCGCGCATGCGCGCCGAGGCGGCGGTGCTGGCGGCCCGGGGCGCCTCGCAGGACGAGGCGGCGCGGCAGGCGGGTTTCCGCATCTTCGGCGCGAAATCCGGGGGTTACGGCGCGGGTCTCCAGACCATGATAGACGAGGGCCTGTGGACCGAGCGCGGCGACCTTGCCGAGGCCTGGCTCGCCTGGGGCGCCCATGCCTATGACGGCGTGGGCGATGGCGTGCCGATGCGCGAGCGGCTGGAGGCGCGCATGAAGAGCCTCCAGGCGGTGGTCCAGAACCAGGACAGCCGCGAGCACGACCTGCTCGACAGCGACGAATACTACCAGTTCGAGGGCGGCATGGCCGCGGCCGCCGAGCACCTTTCCGGCAAGCAGCCCGTCGTCTACCACAACGATTTGTCGCGGCCGGAAAAGCCCGTCGTGCGCACGCTGGAAGACGAGATCGGCCGCGTCGTGCGCGCCCGCGTCGTCAATCCGAAGTGGATCGACGGCGTCATGCGCCATGGCTACAAGGGTGCCTTCGAGATCGCCGCGACGGTCGATTTCATGTTCGCCTTCGCCGCGACCACCGGCGCGGTGAAGGACCATCATTTCGAGGCCGCCTATCAGGCCTATGTGCTTGACCAGCGCGTGCGCGACTTCCTTGCGCGGAAGAACCCGGCGGCGCTCGCCGAGATGGCGGCGCGCTTCGCCGAGGCGATAGACCGCGGCCTGTGGACGCCGCGCTCCAACTCGGCGCGTTATGAGCTCGACATGCTCGGAAAGAGGAGGGCGTCGTGA
- the cobW gene encoding cobalamin biosynthesis protein CobW, with protein sequence MLQQKIPATVITGFLGAGKTTMIRNILQNAGGKRIALIINEFGDLGVDGDVLKGCGAEACTEDDIIELTNGCICCTVADDFIPTMTKLLERENRPDHIVIETSGLALPQPLVAAFNWPEIKTQVTVDGVITVVDSAAVAAGRFADDHDKVDALRVTDENLDHESPLEELFEDQLTAADLIVLNKTDLIDAAGLQSVRDEVASRISRKPSMIDAKNGEVAAAVLLGLGVGTEDDIANRKSHHELEHENGEEHDHDEFDSFVVELGPVADPAAFIERLKGAIAAHDVLRLKGFADVPGKPLRLLVQAVGSRVDTYFERAWAPGEARGTRLVVIGLHDMDEAAVRAAIAAAV encoded by the coding sequence ATGCTGCAACAGAAAATCCCCGCCACCGTCATCACCGGCTTCCTCGGCGCGGGAAAGACGACGATGATCCGCAACATCCTGCAGAACGCCGGGGGCAAACGCATCGCGCTCATCATCAACGAGTTCGGCGATCTCGGCGTCGACGGCGACGTGCTCAAGGGCTGCGGCGCGGAGGCTTGCACGGAGGACGACATCATCGAACTCACCAACGGCTGCATCTGCTGCACCGTCGCCGACGATTTCATCCCCACCATGACGAAGCTCCTCGAGCGCGAGAACCGCCCCGACCATATCGTCATCGAGACCTCCGGCCTTGCGCTGCCGCAGCCGCTCGTCGCCGCCTTCAACTGGCCGGAAATCAAGACGCAGGTGACGGTCGACGGCGTCATCACCGTGGTGGACAGCGCGGCCGTCGCCGCCGGGCGCTTTGCCGACGACCACGACAAGGTGGATGCGCTGCGCGTGACGGACGAGAACCTCGACCATGAAAGCCCGCTCGAAGAACTCTTCGAGGACCAGCTCACTGCCGCCGACCTCATCGTCCTCAACAAGACCGACCTCATCGACGCCGCCGGCCTTCAGTCCGTGCGCGACGAGGTCGCCTCCCGCATTTCCCGCAAGCCCTCGATGATCGATGCGAAGAACGGCGAGGTTGCCGCCGCCGTGCTGCTCGGCCTCGGCGTCGGCACCGAAGACGACATCGCCAACCGCAAGTCGCACCACGAACTGGAGCACGAGAACGGCGAGGAGCACGATCACGACGAGTTCGACAGCTTCGTCGTCGAACTGGGTCCCGTCGCGGATCCCGCCGCCTTCATCGAGCGTCTCAAGGGCGCCATTGCCGCGCATGACGTGCTGCGCCTCAAGGGTTTCGCGGACGTGCCCGGCAAGCCGCTGCGTCTGCTCGTCCAGGCCGTCGGCAGCCGCGTCGACACGTATTTCGAACGCGCCTGGGCGCCGGGCGAGGCCCGCGGCACCCGCCTCGTCGTCATCGGCCTGCACGACATGGACGAAGCCGCCGTGCGGGCCGCCATCGCCGCAGCCGTGTGA
- a CDS encoding cobyric acid synthase: protein MTRTIMLQGTGSDVGKTVLVAGLCRIAANRGLKVRPFKPQNMSNNAAVSADGGEIGRAQWLQALAARVASSVHMNPVLLKPQSDTGSQIVVQGRVFGQAKGRDYQALKPRLMGAVLESFETVSAGADLVVVEGAGSPAEINLRAGDIANMGFATRANVPVVLVGDIDRGGVIASLVGTHAILPEEDRRMVAGYLINKFRGDVTLFDDGIAEIGRFTGWPCFGVVPWLRQAVRLPAEDSVVLERLAGGGGGALKVAVPVLPRIANFDDLDPLGAEPQVDLVFIRPGERLPADAGLVVLPGSKSTIADLGDFRAAGWEQDLAMHMRRGGRVIGICGGYQMLGRQVTDPLGIEGSTRAVAGLGLLDVETEMAPEKTVRNSTARSLQYDVPLEGYEIHLGRTAGPDALRPAVSIDGRPDGALSPDGRVMGTYLHGLLSSDAYRARLLADFGIEGGGFDYRAGVDEALDGVAAELEAVLDRRWLDGLLGTAD, encoded by the coding sequence ATGACCAGAACGATCATGCTTCAGGGCACCGGCTCGGATGTCGGAAAAACGGTATTGGTGGCAGGCCTCTGCCGCATCGCCGCGAACCGCGGGCTCAAGGTGCGTCCCTTCAAGCCGCAGAACATGTCAAACAACGCTGCCGTTTCCGCCGACGGCGGGGAGATCGGCCGCGCCCAGTGGCTGCAGGCGCTCGCCGCGCGCGTTGCCTCTTCCGTGCACATGAACCCCGTGCTCCTGAAGCCGCAATCGGACACCGGCAGCCAGATCGTCGTGCAGGGCAGGGTGTTCGGCCAGGCGAAGGGGAGAGACTACCAGGCGCTGAAGCCTAGGCTCATGGGCGCGGTGCTGGAAAGCTTCGAGACGGTCTCGGCCGGCGCCGACCTCGTCGTCGTCGAGGGGGCCGGTTCGCCGGCGGAAATCAACCTCCGGGCGGGTGATATCGCCAATATGGGCTTTGCCACGCGGGCGAACGTGCCCGTCGTGCTCGTCGGCGACATCGACCGCGGCGGCGTCATCGCCTCGCTGGTCGGCACACATGCCATCCTGCCGGAAGAGGACCGGCGCATGGTCGCCGGCTACCTCATCAACAAGTTCCGCGGCGACGTCACCCTCTTCGACGACGGAATTGCCGAGATCGGCCGCTTCACCGGCTGGCCCTGCTTCGGCGTCGTGCCGTGGCTCAGGCAGGCGGTGCGGTTGCCGGCGGAGGATTCCGTGGTGCTCGAGCGGCTTGCCGGGGGAGGTGGGGGCGCGCTCAAGGTCGCCGTGCCGGTCCTGCCGCGCATCGCCAATTTCGACGATCTCGATCCGCTGGGGGCCGAGCCGCAGGTCGATCTCGTCTTCATCCGGCCGGGCGAGAGGCTTCCGGCCGATGCCGGCCTCGTCGTCCTGCCCGGCTCGAAGTCCACCATCGCCGATCTCGGCGATTTTCGGGCTGCGGGCTGGGAGCAGGACCTTGCCATGCACATGCGGCGCGGGGGCCGCGTCATCGGCATCTGCGGCGGATACCAGATGCTCGGCCGGCAGGTCACCGATCCGCTCGGCATCGAAGGCAGCACCCGCGCGGTGGCGGGCCTGGGGCTTCTCGACGTCGAGACGGAGATGGCGCCGGAAAAGACCGTGCGCAACAGCACGGCCCGCTCCCTGCAATACGACGTGCCGCTCGAAGGCTACGAGATCCATCTCGGCCGCACCGCCGGGCCGGATGCCCTGCGCCCCGCCGTCAGCATAGACGGGCGGCCGGACGGCGCTCTTTCGCCCGATGGCCGGGTGATGGGCACCTATCTGCACGGCCTTCTTTCGAGCGATGCCTATCGGGCAAGGCTGCTTGCCGATTTCGGCATCGAGGGGGGCGGTTTCGACTACCGCGCGGGCGTCGACGAGGCGCTTGACGGCGTCGCGGCCGAACTGGAGGCGGTTCTCGACCGCCGGTGGCTCGACGGCCTTCTGGGGACCGCTGATTAA
- a CDS encoding CbtA family protein: MIVRYLLAALVAGLFSGALMTAAQEARVVPLILHAEEFEGEAAAPAGEGTTPSADGAVQTQEHSSLGAAILDVAAYLSPVSVAQAHDGEGHEEGGIMFGMSRFSGTLLANLVTGTGFALLLAGFSLVSGHPITVANGALWGAAGWLAVHMLPAIGLPPELPGFPAADLGDRQVWWIATVVLSAAGLYLLFLKDGIVAKVAGIVLVAAPQVYGAPQPGDISSNVPAVLGAEFAVAALATTLFFWIVLGLSLGFANEKIARAD, translated from the coding sequence ATGATCGTTCGTTATCTCCTGGCCGCCCTGGTGGCCGGGCTGTTCTCCGGTGCCCTCATGACCGCCGCCCAGGAGGCGCGTGTCGTGCCGCTCATCCTGCACGCCGAGGAATTCGAGGGTGAGGCGGCGGCTCCGGCCGGCGAGGGCACGACGCCGTCGGCCGACGGTGCCGTCCAGACGCAGGAGCATTCCTCGCTCGGTGCGGCCATCCTCGACGTCGCCGCCTATCTGTCGCCCGTTTCCGTCGCCCAGGCCCATGACGGCGAGGGCCACGAGGAGGGCGGCATCATGTTCGGCATGAGCCGCTTTTCCGGCACGCTGCTTGCAAATCTCGTGACGGGCACCGGCTTTGCGCTCCTGCTCGCCGGCTTCAGCCTGGTTTCCGGCCATCCGATCACCGTTGCCAACGGTGCGCTGTGGGGTGCCGCCGGCTGGCTTGCCGTGCACATGCTGCCGGCCATCGGCCTGCCGCCGGAACTGCCGGGCTTCCCGGCTGCCGATCTCGGCGACCGCCAGGTCTGGTGGATCGCGACCGTCGTCCTATCGGCGGCGGGGCTCTACCTGCTCTTCCTGAAGGACGGGATCGTCGCCAAGGTCGCCGGCATCGTGCTGGTCGCCGCGCCGCAGGTCTACGGTGCGCCGCAGCCGGGTGACATCTCCAGCAACGTGCCGGCGGTTCTCGGCGCGGAGTTCGCCGTCGCAGCCCTCGCCACGACGCTGTTCTTCTGGATCGTGCTCGGCCTGTCGCTGGGCTTTGCCAACGAGAAGATCGCCAGGGCGGACTGA
- a CDS encoding CbtB-domain containing protein, which translates to MAVSNTSSISLSANDRLVAGIFALLLGAFLVFGAGLANSAVLHDTAHDTRHSYGFPCH; encoded by the coding sequence ATGGCTGTTTCCAACACGTCTTCTATTTCCCTTTCTGCAAACGACCGCCTCGTCGCCGGCATTTTCGCGCTGCTGCTCGGCGCCTTCCTCGTGTTCGGTGCCGGCCTTGCGAATTCGGCCGTGCTGCACGACACGGCGCACGACACGCGTCACTCCTACGGCTTTCCCTGCCACTAA